The Natrinema pellirubrum DSM 15624 region CGGAAGGCGCAATTAATATTTCGGATACTGGAACGGGAGTACTGGCGAGCGGGACGGCCGTTTCCGAAGCCGAGTCGGTTCGGTCGGAGAGATCCCCGCCGGAGCAGAATCGGTGGCTGGGACGGAGCGGGGAGAGAAAACGGGAGAGAACGCGAACCGGCGACGCGGCGTTACTGGTAGGCGGGGATGCCGGTGAACTCCTCGCCGAGGACGAGCGTGTGGATGTCGTGCGTGCCCTCGTAGGTGTAGACCGTCTCGAGGTTGGACATGTGCCGCATCGGCGAGTAGTCGGTGGTGATGCCGTTGCCGCCGAGCATCTCGCGGGCGATGCGGGCCTGGTTTCGGGCCATGCGGACGTTGTTTCGCTTCGACATCGAGACGTGCTGTGGCCGCATCTCGCCGCGCTCTTTGAGTTCGGCGAGCCGGTGAGCCAGCAACTGTGCCAGCGTGATCTGGGTGCCCATCTCCGCGAGCTTGCGCTGCTGGAGCTGGAACCGACCGATCGGGCCGCCGAACTGGTCGCGATCCTTCGCGTACTGTCGAGCCTCCTCGAAACAGTCCCGGGCGGCACCGACCGCGCCCCAGGCGATGCCGTAGCGGGCCTGCGTGAGACAGGACAGCGGCCCCTTCATTCCCTCGACGCCAGGGAGGACGTTCTCCTCGGGCACGTGGACGTCGTTCAGGCCGATCTCGCCCGTGATCGACGCGCGCAGCGAGAGCTTGTCGTCGATCTTGTTGGTCGTGACGCCGTCGCGGTCGGTCTCGACGAGGAACCCACGAACGGGGTCGTCCTCGGCCGACTGATCACGCGCCCAGACGATCGCGACGTCGGCGATCGGCGAGTTCGTGATCCAGGTTTTGGAGCCGTTGAGGACGTAGCCGTCGCCGTCGCGCTCGGCGCGGGTCTCCATCGCCGACGGGTTCGAGCCGTGTTCGGGTTCGGTCAGCCCGAAACAACCGATCGCCTCGCCCCGTCCCATCTCCGGCAGCCATTCCTCTTTCTGTTCCTCGCTCCCGTAAGCATGGATCGGGTACATGACCAACGCGCCCTGGACCGACGCCATCGAACGCAGCCCGGAGTCACCGGCCTCGAGTTCCTGCATCAACAGGCCGTAGGCCGTCTCGGAGACGTTCGGCGAGCCATAGCCCTCGAGATTGGGGGCGTAGAAGCCGAGTTCCCCCATCTTCGGGATGAGTTCCTTCGGGAACGTCCCCGCCTCGAAGTGGTCGCCGATGTCGGGCTTGACGTGTTCTTCGACGAACTCCCGGGCCGTGTCCCGGATCATCCGTTCTTCTTGATCGAGGTCGTCTTCGAGCTGAACGAAATCCAGCATACCTAGACCTACGGGAATGGCACAATAGGTATTGCGATACCGATTGCCACGTTAGTGATCACCGAAACGACGGCGGACGCCCACTCAGAACCGTCACTGTCCGAACAGGGAGCCGTCCGTCAGCAATACTGTCGGCTGAATGACTGCAATCCAGTGTCATACAATAAGGATCCAATTCCAACAGATAGCGGAAGGACTATAACAGGTAACTATGAAGAGATGCCCCATGGCGAAGGAACACAAGCACACGGATAGGCAGTCGACTCGACGATCAGTTCTCGCGGCAGCAGGCGTCGGTGCGGCGACGGCAGTAGCTGGCTGCCTCGGCGACGAGGGCGGTGATGTCGAGTCCGGCACGATCCGCATGCGGACGTCGCAGGCCTCGACGACTGCTTACTCCGCAAACGAAGGCATCGCACAGGTCATTAACGACAATAGCGACGATCTCACCGTCGAAGCACGGACGAGCGAAGGGACCGAGGCGAACCTCGGTGCGCTCAACAGTCAGGACGCGGAAATGGTCTACATCCAGAACTGGTCCGCCCAAGACGTACAAGAGGGGGCCGGTGACTTCGACCAGCTCGAGTTCGAGATGGCGCAGGTGTTTCACTTCTACGACCTCCCGTGGTTCTTCCTGGCGACAGGCCTCGACTCCCTCTCGGAGATCGAGTCGGGAACGACGGTTTCTCCGACGCCGCGAGGATCCGGAACGGCACCTGCACTCGAACACGCGCTCGACTATGCAACCGACGACTACAATCGGACGAGTGTCGGTTTCGGCGATCAGAGCGGCTCGCTCAACGAGGGCAGTCTCGATGTCGGCGTCGGCACGTACATGAACTTCAGTATCGTCCCCGGCTGGGTGCAGGAGATGCTGAACTCGACCGACCTGAACATCCTCGACGTGGACGACTCGACCCTCGAGGAGTGGGAGAGCGACGACCGACTCCTCATTCAGTCGTTCAGCGGTGACGAGATCGACGGCACCCAGAACGCACCGGACCAGGTTCACTGCCCGACCTTCGCGTACAACTTCGTCTCTCGAGCCGACCTCGATTACGATACGGTTTACGACTTCCTCGAGACGATGCACGAGAACCGCAGCGTGCTGGAAGACTACAGCGCGGTACTCGCACGGCTCGACGACGAGGAGTTCTGGGTCGAGAACATGTACGATGGCGTCCCGTTCCACGCCGCTGCAGCCGACTTCTACCAGGAGATCGGCGTCTGGCAAGACGACTTCGAACGAGCAGCAGAGCCGTAACTAGCGATGGCCTCCAATAGCCGCCTTTACCGCCGTGTTCGCCAGTCGATCGGACGGACCGGTCCCCTCGACGTCCTCAACGGGATCGTGTACCTGCTTGGCATCGCGTTGACGCTGTTGACTATCGGGTACGCGATTAAAATCGCGTTCGCGATTCAGATCGATCTGTTCGCGGAGACCGACGAGTACGTGAACGTCTTTCTCGGAATGGGGCTGGCCCTGTACTATTTCGACTACGCACGCTCTCAGTATGACGACTCTCGGTCGAACGACGACGGTTCGTCCGAGTCATCGTCGGCGAACACGACCGAACACGGGGCCAGTACCGGTGCCAGGCGAGGGCTCGAGCGGGTCAAATCGGCGTACGCACGGATCGATCCGATCATTGCCCTCGCGCTCGGCGTGGCAGCGATCGGTGCAGTAGCATACGTCCACGTCAACTACACACGGTTGACCGAGTCCGCCCACCTCCTCGGGTACAACTCGACCGACCATCTCATCGGACTGCTCCTCATCACGCTGGCGATCGATTCGACCCGGCGCGCGTTCGGGAACGTCATCGCGGCCGTCGCCGTCCTCTCGATCGCCTACGCTCACACGGCGGTCGGACCGAACCTCCCCGGACTGTTCTACCACACCGGGATGAACGTCGGGACGATCGCGGAAAACGGCGCAATCAGCGTCAGCGGCGTCTACGACGAGACGCTGATGCGGATCGGGTCGACGTGGGTCGCGATCTTCATCATGTTCGCCGGGATCGCGAAGGCCTACGGCCTGATGGACTTCGTCCTCGATATCGGCCGAGAACTCGGATCGAGCCTGCGGACCGGCGTCGTCCAGATCGCCGTCATCTCGAGTATGGTCATGGGATCGATCACCGGTAGTGCCGCGGCGAACACGGCGACAACCGGGAGCTTCACGATCCCGATGATGAAAGATCAGGGCATCCGCGACGACTTCGCCGCCTCGATCGAGGCGGTCGCCTCGGCGGGGGGCCAGATGTTGCCGCCGGTGATGGGAGTCGCGGCGTTTCTCATGGCCGACTTCACCGGTGTCAGCTACGTCGAAATCGTTCAGGCAGGAACGATCCCCGCGGCGCTGTTTTACCTCAGCGTCTTCGTCGCCGTTCACTTCACGATCCTCAAGTTCGACTGGGTCTCGCGCGACCTGTCGCCGTTCGACTGGCGGACGCTAACCAGTGGGTTACACTTTACCGTCCCGCTCGGAGTCCTCCTGGTAACGCTCATCTACCTGCAGTACACGCCGCTCTCGGCTGGACTGTATACCATCCTCACGATCATCGGCGTAATGTACGTCCGAAACGGTATCGTCGGCGGCTTCGGGATCGGCGACGAAGACGTGACGGCAGAAATCGTCGGCGAGCGAATACGGGCCGACTCGATCGGTCGAAGCGTCGTCGTGACGACCAAACAGACACTGGACGGCCTCAAACGAGGTGGCACCGAGATGGCGCCCCTCGTCGGCGTCCTCGCTGCGATGGGGCTCATCATCGAACTCCTCGAAGGGACCGGCCTCACGCAGGGAATCGCGACGACGATCACCGGCCTGAGCGACGGTGTCTCGTTGTTCGGCCTCGGAAGCGGACTCTTCATCGTCCTCTTCCTCGCGATGATCGCGAGCATCATGTTCGGGCTCGGAATGCCCACGCCGGCGGCGTACGTCCTCGTCGTCGTCTTGGTGACCCCCGGTATCATCGGCATGGGCGTACCCCAGATTACGGCACACATGTTCGTGTTCTACTTCGCGATGCTGTCGGCGATCACGCCGCCGGTCGCGATTTCGGTCGCCGTCGGCTCGCGGATTGCAGACTCGAGTTTTCTTCGATCCTGCTTACAGGCACTCAAACTGGGCGCACCCGGGTTTGTCATCCCGTACGCCTTCATCACGAACAATAGCCTCATCGAGTGGTCGCAGGCAACGCTCGTCGCGTTCCCAGTCGTTCTCGCCGGCACCGTTGGCCTGATCGTCGCGACGATCGGGTTCGACGGGGCGCGGGACCTCTCCGCGCCGGTCCGCGCGCTCTTCATCGTCGCCGCCCTTGGCGCGATGTTCGGCTCGATCGTCCACGTCGCGGTCCAGCTCGTCGCCGCAGCAGCGATCGTCGCCGCGTTGCTACACGCCCGATACGTCGTCGGCTACGACCTGCCGAACGACACCGGCACCGAGTCCGGCGTGGATCCGACGACGCTCGACTGATCGAGGCCCGACAGGGCACTCGAGTCGCGCGTTCTCGAAAACAACCGAAGTAAATGGAAGCGCCGAGTGACAACCCTTTTGCGACCGGGGTAACCATACACAAGGTATGACAAACCTCGTGACGGAGGTCGTCGAGACCGTCGATGCGAACCCGGAATCGCCCGCGATCGCGTACGAAGGGACCGAACTGAGCTACGAGGCGTTCTGGCAGCGAGCCGGACAGTTCGCACAGGCCCTCGAGAATCGTGGCATCGGCGAGGGCGACCGCGTCGGCATCTACCTGCCGAACCTGCCGCAGTTCGTCACGGCCTTCTACGGGACCCTGCGTGCCGGCGGGATCATCGTCCCGATGAATCCCCAGTACAAGTCCCGTGAGATCAGCCACATGCTGGGCGACAGCGGGGCGAAAGCCGTCGTGGCGCTTGCCGACCTCGTCCCCAACGTCCTCGAGGTACAGGACGATACGGACGTCGAGCAGGTCGTCAGCGTCGGAGCCGACGTCGATGGCGCGACCGAGTTCGACGACTTCCTCGCCGAGGACACCAAAGCCGTCGTCGATCGTGCGGACGACGACGTCGCGGTCCAGCCCTACACCTCCGGGACGACTGGCACGCCGAAGGGCGTCCTCCTGACCCATCACAACCTGGCCTTTACGACCCGGGCCAACGCCGTCATCCCGCCGGGCGGCTTCCAGGCCTCCGACCGACTCATCGGGACGCTCCCGCTGTTTCACATCTACGGCATGTCCGTCGTCATGAACGGCGCGATGTACAGCGGCGGTACCTACTACCCGGTGCCGGAGTGGGACGCCACCGAGGTGATGAACCAGCTCGAGGACGACGAGATCACCATCATGTTCGCCGTCCCCGCGATGTTCAACGACATGATCAACCACCCGGACGCCGAGAGCTACGAGTTCGAGTCCCTGCGCTTTGCCAACTCCGGGGGCTCGAGTCTCCCGCTGGAGGTCCTCGAGCGGTTCGAGGACCTCTGGGACGTCCAGCTCAACGAGGGCTACGGCCTGACCGAGACGAGTCCGGTCACCCACGCCAACACCAACGAGAGCCGTCGGAAGGGCAGCATCGGCCAGCCCCTCGAGGGCGTCGAGGCGAAGATCGTCGACGAGGACTTCGAGGAGGTCCCCCGCGTTGCGGAGGGTCCGATCGACGAGGAGGAGGCCGCGATCCACGACATCACCGGCGAACTCGTCATCCACGGTCCCAACGTGATGAAGGAGTATTACGGCCTGCCGGAGGCCAACGAGGAGGCCTTCACTAACGAGGACGGCAAGCGCTGGTTCCACACCGGCGACA contains the following coding sequences:
- a CDS encoding acyl-CoA dehydrogenase family protein, with product MLDFVQLEDDLDQEERMIRDTAREFVEEHVKPDIGDHFEAGTFPKELIPKMGELGFYAPNLEGYGSPNVSETAYGLLMQELEAGDSGLRSMASVQGALVMYPIHAYGSEEQKEEWLPEMGRGEAIGCFGLTEPEHGSNPSAMETRAERDGDGYVLNGSKTWITNSPIADVAIVWARDQSAEDDPVRGFLVETDRDGVTTNKIDDKLSLRASITGEIGLNDVHVPEENVLPGVEGMKGPLSCLTQARYGIAWGAVGAARDCFEEARQYAKDRDQFGGPIGRFQLQQRKLAEMGTQITLAQLLAHRLAELKERGEMRPQHVSMSKRNNVRMARNQARIAREMLGGNGITTDYSPMRHMSNLETVYTYEGTHDIHTLVLGEEFTGIPAYQ
- a CDS encoding TAXI family TRAP transporter solute-binding subunit; the encoded protein is MAKEHKHTDRQSTRRSVLAAAGVGAATAVAGCLGDEGGDVESGTIRMRTSQASTTAYSANEGIAQVINDNSDDLTVEARTSEGTEANLGALNSQDAEMVYIQNWSAQDVQEGAGDFDQLEFEMAQVFHFYDLPWFFLATGLDSLSEIESGTTVSPTPRGSGTAPALEHALDYATDDYNRTSVGFGDQSGSLNEGSLDVGVGTYMNFSIVPGWVQEMLNSTDLNILDVDDSTLEEWESDDRLLIQSFSGDEIDGTQNAPDQVHCPTFAYNFVSRADLDYDTVYDFLETMHENRSVLEDYSAVLARLDDEEFWVENMYDGVPFHAAAADFYQEIGVWQDDFERAAEP
- a CDS encoding TRAP transporter permease, whose protein sequence is MASNSRLYRRVRQSIGRTGPLDVLNGIVYLLGIALTLLTIGYAIKIAFAIQIDLFAETDEYVNVFLGMGLALYYFDYARSQYDDSRSNDDGSSESSSANTTEHGASTGARRGLERVKSAYARIDPIIALALGVAAIGAVAYVHVNYTRLTESAHLLGYNSTDHLIGLLLITLAIDSTRRAFGNVIAAVAVLSIAYAHTAVGPNLPGLFYHTGMNVGTIAENGAISVSGVYDETLMRIGSTWVAIFIMFAGIAKAYGLMDFVLDIGRELGSSLRTGVVQIAVISSMVMGSITGSAAANTATTGSFTIPMMKDQGIRDDFAASIEAVASAGGQMLPPVMGVAAFLMADFTGVSYVEIVQAGTIPAALFYLSVFVAVHFTILKFDWVSRDLSPFDWRTLTSGLHFTVPLGVLLVTLIYLQYTPLSAGLYTILTIIGVMYVRNGIVGGFGIGDEDVTAEIVGERIRADSIGRSVVVTTKQTLDGLKRGGTEMAPLVGVLAAMGLIIELLEGTGLTQGIATTITGLSDGVSLFGLGSGLFIVLFLAMIASIMFGLGMPTPAAYVLVVVLVTPGIIGMGVPQITAHMFVFYFAMLSAITPPVAISVAVGSRIADSSFLRSCLQALKLGAPGFVIPYAFITNNSLIEWSQATLVAFPVVLAGTVGLIVATIGFDGARDLSAPVRALFIVAALGAMFGSIVHVAVQLVAAAAIVAALLHARYVVGYDLPNDTGTESGVDPTTLD
- a CDS encoding long-chain-fatty-acid--CoA ligase, coding for MTNLVTEVVETVDANPESPAIAYEGTELSYEAFWQRAGQFAQALENRGIGEGDRVGIYLPNLPQFVTAFYGTLRAGGIIVPMNPQYKSREISHMLGDSGAKAVVALADLVPNVLEVQDDTDVEQVVSVGADVDGATEFDDFLAEDTKAVVDRADDDVAVQPYTSGTTGTPKGVLLTHHNLAFTTRANAVIPPGGFQASDRLIGTLPLFHIYGMSVVMNGAMYSGGTYYPVPEWDATEVMNQLEDDEITIMFAVPAMFNDMINHPDAESYEFESLRFANSGGSSLPLEVLERFEDLWDVQLNEGYGLTETSPVTHANTNESRRKGSIGQPLEGVEAKIVDEDFEEVPRVAEGPIDEEEAAIHDITGELVIHGPNVMKEYYGLPEANEEAFTNEDGKRWFHTGDIGYWDEDDFFYVVDREKHMIVTGGYNVYPREVEELLFEHEDVADAAVVGVPDERRGETVKAFVVTTPDAEATPEEIKQYCLENLAEYKHPREVEFVQALPRTTTGKVQKFELRGEGENDQ